The following proteins are encoded in a genomic region of Streptomyces sp. SLBN-31:
- a CDS encoding MFS transporter — protein MPRQSTRLTFSVLATGAGVFAMLQSLIAPALPTVQHALHTSQSTATWVMTAYLLSASVFTPILGRVGDLIGKKRILVAVLLVVLLGCLLAALAPTIGVLIVARVVQGVGGALFPLSFGIIRDEFAPSRVPGSISNLSAVIAAGGGVGIVAAGPIVSALDYRWLFWIPVGVVAATVLIALRYVPESANRAEGGVSWLGAGLLSAWLVALLLPLSQAAKWGWGSGKVIGLFLAAAVLFAVWLLAEARSRTPLIDLRVMRLPAVWTTNAAALLFGAGIYALWSFLPGFVQTPGSAGYGFGASVTASGLLMLPMLIAMFASGILSGRLEPVIGAKPLLTAGAALGALALGFLALWHAAQWQVAVVSGVFGLGIGLAFASMANLIVGSVPADQTGAATGMNANIRTIGGSIGAALTGVLVTGRLQPSGLPYESGYTHGFALLAVLSLAAALAALLVPTARSGRLTGTARAGDDPAPAEPQAVAPATRG, from the coding sequence ATGCCCCGCCAGTCCACCCGTCTCACCTTCTCGGTCCTCGCGACCGGTGCCGGTGTGTTCGCCATGCTGCAGTCGCTGATCGCGCCCGCCCTGCCCACCGTCCAGCACGCGCTGCACACCTCCCAGTCCACCGCGACCTGGGTGATGACGGCCTACCTGCTGTCCGCCTCCGTCTTCACGCCGATACTCGGGCGCGTCGGCGATCTGATCGGCAAGAAACGCATCCTCGTCGCCGTCCTGCTCGTCGTGCTGCTCGGCTGTCTGCTCGCCGCGCTCGCCCCGACAATCGGCGTCCTGATCGTCGCGCGGGTCGTGCAGGGCGTCGGCGGCGCCCTGTTCCCGCTCTCCTTCGGGATCATCCGGGACGAGTTCGCCCCCTCCCGGGTGCCCGGCAGCATCTCCAACCTCTCCGCGGTGATCGCCGCGGGCGGCGGCGTCGGCATCGTCGCCGCCGGACCCATCGTCTCCGCGCTCGACTACCGCTGGCTGTTCTGGATCCCCGTCGGCGTCGTCGCGGCCACCGTCCTCATCGCCCTGCGCTACGTCCCCGAGTCGGCCAACAGGGCCGAAGGCGGCGTCAGTTGGCTGGGCGCGGGCCTGCTGTCGGCCTGGCTGGTGGCACTGCTGCTGCCGCTGAGCCAGGCGGCCAAGTGGGGCTGGGGCTCGGGGAAGGTGATCGGCCTGTTCCTCGCGGCGGCCGTCCTGTTCGCGGTGTGGCTGCTGGCCGAGGCCCGCTCGCGCACCCCGCTCATCGACCTGCGCGTGATGCGACTGCCGGCGGTGTGGACCACCAACGCCGCGGCCCTGCTGTTCGGCGCCGGCATCTACGCGCTGTGGTCCTTCCTGCCGGGCTTCGTCCAGACACCGGGCTCCGCCGGGTACGGCTTCGGCGCGAGCGTGACGGCCTCCGGGCTGCTGATGCTCCCGATGCTGATCGCGATGTTCGCCTCGGGCATCCTCAGCGGCCGACTGGAGCCCGTGATCGGCGCGAAGCCGCTGCTGACGGCGGGCGCCGCGCTCGGCGCCCTCGCCCTGGGCTTCCTCGCCCTCTGGCACGCCGCCCAGTGGCAGGTCGCCGTCGTCTCCGGTGTGTTCGGCCTCGGCATCGGCCTGGCCTTCGCCTCCATGGCCAACCTCATCGTCGGCAGCGTCCCGGCCGACCAGACCGGCGCCGCGACCGGCATGAACGCCAACATCCGCACCATCGGCGGCTCCATCGGCGCCGCCCTGACCGGCGTGCTGGTCACCGGCCGGCTCCAGCCCTCGGGTCTGCCGTACGAATCCGGCTACACTCACGGCTTCGCGCTGCTGGCGGTGCTGTCCCTGGCCGCCGCGCTGGCGGCGCTGCTGGTACCGACGGCACGCTCCGGACGCCTGACCGGTACGGCGCGGGCGGGCGACGACCCGGCGCCCGCCGAGCCGCAGGCCGTCGCGCCGGCCACCCGAGGCTGA